A single window of Populus nigra chromosome 17, ddPopNigr1.1, whole genome shotgun sequence DNA harbors:
- the LOC133677143 gene encoding xylan glycosyltransferase MUCI21-like translates to MVHSYRYHQLKKGDRQHVEEEEVLLSSLMCAASSGYFNRTRPKLFTLVILSLLSCCLILSPPLFCSSSTSSLSYSFDVESDGVATNVNAKAYLCSSISNGTICCDRSSMRSDVCVMKGDVRTHSASSSIFLFTSRNNNSVMNKVSSLVDKDEELHHEKIKPYTRKWETSVMDSIDELGLIAKTENSRINHHCDVMHDVPAVFFSTGGYTGNVYHEFNDGILPLYITSQHFKKKVVFVILDYHNWWIMKYGNILSLLSDYPAIDFSGDKKTHCFPEAIAGLRIHDELTVDPSLMQENKSIIDFRNFLDRAYWPRIKSMIKGEERGAQKKLELKAHSSKKNLKQVHEATLKKPKLVILSRNGSRAITNENLLVKMAEEIGFRVEVMRPEPTTELARIYRALNSSEVMIGVHGAAMTHFLFMKPGSVFIQVIPLGTEWAADAYYGEPARKLGLKYIGYQILPRESSLYDKYDKNDPVLRDPRSVSDKGWQYTKSIYLDNQNVRLNLGRFQRRLLRAYRYSIAKVNSRYHLQSQ, encoded by the exons ATGGTGCACTCCTATAGATATCATCAGTTAAAAAAAGGTGATCGTCAACATGTTGAAGAAGAGGAGGTGCTGTTGTCATCTTTGATGTGTGCAGCAAGCTCGGGTTATTTCAATAGGACAAGGCCCAAGCTTTTCACTCTTGtcattctttctcttctctcttgctGTCTTATTTTATCTCCTCCCTTGTTTTGCTCTTCCTCTACTTCCTCTCTTTCGT ATTCTTTTGATGTAGAAAGTGATGGGGTTGCTACTAATGTAAATGCAAAAGCTTATTTGTGCTCTTCGATTTCTAATG GAACCATATGTTGTGACCGAAGCAGTATGCGTTCTGATGTCTGTGTTATGAAAGGAGATGTAAGAACACATTCTGCCTCTTCTTCGATCTTCCTCTTCACCTCAAGAAATAACAATTCTGTGATGAACAAGGTTTCGAGTTTAGTTGATAAAGATGAGGAACTCCATCATGAAAAGATCAAACCATACACTCGAAAATGGGAAACGAGTGTGATGGACTCAATTGATGAATTAGGCCTTATTGCAAAGACAGAGAATTCTAGAATTAACCATCATTGCGATGTCATGCATGATGTACCGGCAGTGTTCTTTTCGACTGGAGGCTACACCGGTAATGTTTATCATGAATTCAATGATGGGATTTTGCCTTTGTACATTACATCACAGCATTTCAAGAAGAAGGTTGTGTTTGTTATTCTTGATTATCATAATTGGTGGATCATGAAGTATGGAAACATTCTTTCACTTCTTTCGGATTATCCTGCCATTGATTTTAGTGGAGACAAGAAAACCCATTGCTTTCCTGAAGCTATTGCTGGTCTTAGAATCCATGATGAGCTCACAGTGGATCCTTCACTGATGCAGGAGAATAAAAGCATTATTGATTTTCGCAATTTTCTAGACCGAGCTTACTGGCCTCGAATTAAAAGTATGATTAAAGGAGAAGAACGAGGAGctcaaaaaaaacttgaactgAAAGCtcattcatcaaaaaaaaacctaaagcaaGTGCATGAAGCCACCTTGAAGAAACCTAAACTGGTAATTTTATCTCGAAATGGATCTAGAGCTATAACTAATGAGAATTTATTGGTGAAGATGGCTGAAGAAATAGGATTTCGAGTTGAAGTGATGAGGCCTGAACCAACGACAGAACTGGCCAGGATATATCGCGCACTTAATTCAAGTGAAGTTATGATTGGTGTCCATGGTGCTGCCATGACTCATTTTCTGTTTATGAAGCCTGGCTCTGTTTTTATCCAAGTTATTCCTCTAGGAACAGAATGGGCAGCCGATGCTTATTATGGTGAGCCTGCAAGGAAGCTTGGTTTAAAGTATATTGGCTACCAAATTCTTCCAAGAGAGAGTTCATTGTATGACAAATACGATAAGAATGATCCTGTTCTTCGAGATCCCAGAAGCGTGTCTGACAAAGGATGGCAATACACAAAGTCGATCTATCTTGATAACCAAAATGTGAGGCTCAATCTTGGAAGATTTCAGAGGAGGTTACTTCGTGCTTATCGTTACTCTATCGCAAAAGTGAATAGTAGATATCATCTCCAATCACAGTAA